The Agarilytica rhodophyticola genome has a window encoding:
- a CDS encoding ABC transporter ATP-binding protein codes for MTPTESSHQFSNQCSDQWQLFLKNVAVHYGKHIAVNNINLALEKGDIGCLLGPSGCGKTSLQRAIAGFEPLINGHIELAGKLVSRPGFSLSPEKRRVGMVFQDFALFPHLSIAKNISFGLRHLTADERQQRVMELLAMVELVEVADRYPHELSGGQQQRIALARAIAPKPDILLLDEPFSSLDATLREIIAKEVRKVLKAHKITAILVTHDQHEAFAIADKIGVMNSGQLIQWDTPYQLYHQPQTPFVANFIGEGKVIQVCANAKGQLENSLGVIANNKQWQAGKNYGVLVRPDDLVYDAKSDKAFVIVDKLFRGAEYMYLLSLPDKQQVLCVTPSHIDLAIGDYLPVTTDLQHLVVFDGGDTL; via the coding sequence ATGACACCTACAGAATCCTCTCACCAATTTTCCAATCAATGTTCAGATCAATGGCAACTATTCTTAAAAAATGTCGCCGTCCATTATGGCAAGCACATTGCCGTCAACAATATTAACTTAGCCCTTGAGAAAGGTGATATTGGATGTTTATTAGGGCCGTCAGGTTGCGGGAAAACGAGCCTACAAAGAGCTATTGCCGGCTTTGAACCTTTGATCAATGGCCATATTGAGCTGGCTGGAAAGTTGGTCAGTCGCCCTGGATTTTCACTCAGCCCGGAAAAACGTCGAGTCGGCATGGTGTTCCAAGACTTTGCCCTCTTCCCTCATTTATCTATTGCGAAAAATATCAGCTTCGGTTTGCGACATCTCACTGCAGATGAGCGTCAACAAAGGGTGATGGAATTACTGGCCATGGTAGAGCTAGTTGAGGTCGCCGACCGCTACCCCCATGAGCTTTCTGGAGGACAACAACAACGTATTGCACTGGCTAGAGCTATTGCGCCCAAACCCGATATTTTACTGCTCGACGAACCCTTCTCAAGCTTAGATGCAACCCTTAGAGAAATCATTGCAAAAGAAGTACGTAAGGTACTTAAAGCCCATAAAATTACCGCTATTTTAGTGACGCATGACCAACATGAAGCGTTTGCAATCGCCGATAAAATAGGAGTAATGAACAGCGGTCAATTGATACAATGGGATACACCTTATCAACTCTACCACCAGCCCCAAACGCCCTTCGTTGCCAACTTCATCGGTGAAGGAAAAGTCATACAAGTATGTGCCAATGCAAAAGGTCAGCTGGAAAATAGTTTGGGCGTAATCGCTAATAATAAGCAGTGGCAAGCCGGTAAAAATTATGGCGTGTTAGTCAGGCCAGATGACCTGGTTTACGATGCCAAGAGCGATAAGGCCTTTGTTATTGTGGATAAGCTATTCCGCGGCGCGGAGTATATGTACCTGCTCTCGCTACCCGATAAACAGCAGGTACTGTGTGTGACCCCTAGCCATATTGATCTGGCCATAGGGGATTATTTACCTGTAACAACAGACCTACAGCACTTGGTTGTATTTGACGGTGGCGATACACTGTAG
- a CDS encoding ABC transporter permease: MEITASKTLYFSHWRQRSNRWFVMTFMITVLVAMPLSVIIANLAQPYSDTWQHLVDTVLADYVKNSLTLMLGVAVGTFILGTSTAWLTSMCRFPGRRLFEWALLLPMAMPAYIIAYTYTGMLEFAGPIQSALRATFNWRYNDYWFPEVRSMGGAICMLSLVLYPYVYLIVRASFLQQSHALLEVSRSLGNGPWQTFWRAALPCARPAIVAGMTLALMETLADYGTVQYFGINTFTTGIFRTWFGMGDLTAAAQLSSMLLIFIATLILVERYSRKRMRFHNATAVQKRLPRLPISGLLALSCTLWCALPLCLGFVVPAGQLLIWATTTWQANIDDGFVALVINSFGLAAVSSLLCLIIAVILCFSLRLSNNGRFTSFMTRTASMGYAVPGTVIAVGVLIALAYIDGQLDTWLQASFNVSSGLLFSGTLFAVIFAYLVRFLSVAIQTLDSGYSKIRHSIDDSARTLGHQPFMVLNKIHLPMLKSSIIAALLLVFVDVLKELPTTLILRPFNFNTLAVRAYELASDERLIDAATPSLAIVIVGLIPVLLLSRTISQQQDNL; this comes from the coding sequence TTGGAAATAACAGCCTCAAAAACACTTTATTTTTCTCATTGGCGCCAGCGAAGTAATCGCTGGTTTGTCATGACATTCATGATTACCGTGCTAGTGGCAATGCCTCTGTCGGTAATCATTGCTAATCTTGCGCAGCCATACTCTGATACCTGGCAGCACCTCGTTGATACAGTTTTAGCAGATTATGTGAAAAACTCTCTAACACTTATGTTGGGAGTTGCTGTTGGCACATTTATATTAGGTACAAGCACTGCTTGGTTAACGAGTATGTGCCGTTTTCCTGGCCGTCGACTATTTGAATGGGCGCTGCTATTACCTATGGCCATGCCTGCCTATATTATTGCTTATACATACACTGGAATGCTGGAGTTTGCCGGGCCAATACAAAGTGCTCTGCGAGCCACCTTCAACTGGCGCTATAACGACTATTGGTTCCCAGAAGTGCGCTCCATGGGTGGTGCAATTTGCATGCTCTCTCTGGTGCTCTATCCTTATGTCTACCTAATTGTACGAGCATCTTTTTTACAACAGTCGCACGCGCTTCTAGAAGTGAGTCGATCGCTGGGTAATGGGCCTTGGCAGACATTTTGGCGTGCGGCATTACCTTGTGCTCGTCCCGCCATTGTCGCAGGTATGACCCTGGCGCTAATGGAAACCTTAGCCGACTATGGCACTGTTCAGTACTTTGGTATCAACACTTTTACTACCGGAATTTTTCGCACTTGGTTCGGGATGGGCGACCTAACTGCTGCTGCGCAATTATCCTCCATGCTATTAATTTTCATCGCTACTCTTATCCTTGTAGAACGATACTCTCGTAAACGCATGCGTTTTCACAATGCCACAGCCGTGCAAAAACGTTTACCACGTTTGCCAATATCGGGCCTCTTAGCACTGTCATGCACACTTTGGTGTGCACTTCCCCTTTGTTTGGGCTTTGTTGTACCCGCTGGGCAACTGCTGATTTGGGCCACCACAACATGGCAGGCTAATATCGATGACGGCTTTGTAGCACTGGTGATAAATAGCTTCGGCCTTGCCGCCGTGTCGTCTTTACTCTGTCTAATAATTGCCGTGATCTTGTGCTTTTCTCTACGGTTGTCAAACAATGGCCGCTTTACATCATTTATGACGCGCACAGCAAGTATGGGTTATGCGGTGCCTGGCACAGTGATCGCTGTTGGTGTACTAATCGCATTGGCTTATATTGATGGACAATTGGATACTTGGCTACAAGCAAGCTTTAATGTGTCGAGCGGCCTATTATTTAGCGGCACATTGTTCGCTGTCATTTTTGCCTACCTGGTACGCTTTTTATCAGTAGCGATTCAGACATTAGATTCAGGCTACAGTAAAATAAGGCACAGTATCGATGACTCGGCCAGAACACTTGGGCACCAGCCTTTTATGGTGCTCAATAAAATACACTTGCCCATGCTAAAAAGCAGTATTATCGCCGCCCTACTTTTAGTATTTGTTGACGTACTAAAAGAACTGCCGACAACATTGATATTACGACCTTTTAATTTCAATACCCTTGCCGTGCGCGCATACGAGCTGGCTTCTGATGAACGTCTTATTGATGCTGCCACACCTTCCCTTGCGATTGTTATAGTAGGCTTAATTCCCGTATTGTTACTGTCGCGAACGATTAGCCAACAGCAAGATAATTTATGA
- a CDS encoding Fe(3+) ABC transporter substrate-binding protein — protein sequence MQKFIFYLLSSALFILSCDSYSAPQEVNVYSARKEALIKPLLDRFTKQTNIKVNLVTGKGDALLTRLKAEGPRSPADVLITSDVGRLFRAKQAKVLQPVAIPALDSIVKPQYRDSDNYWYGLSLRSRVMVYAKDRVKASELSNYEVLADDKWRARICVRSSDNIYNQSLVASFIAHQGLPETETWIKKFVANLGRPPRGGDRDQVKAIVAGQCDVAIINSYYLGAMLNSENFAEKKIAQQVALFWPNQTNRGSHMNVSGIGITQAASNKANAIKLIEFLLTEESQSWYASINHEFPVREGVKVSDTLNSWGEFKADDIPLEKLGELNAQAVKAMDRNGWK from the coding sequence ATGCAAAAATTTATTTTTTACCTACTATCATCCGCCCTTTTTATCCTTTCTTGCGATAGCTATTCAGCCCCACAAGAAGTCAATGTTTATTCAGCACGCAAAGAAGCACTAATAAAGCCTCTACTCGATCGTTTTACCAAACAAACGAATATCAAAGTAAACCTGGTAACAGGTAAAGGCGACGCATTGCTAACACGGCTAAAAGCCGAAGGCCCGAGATCTCCTGCCGACGTTTTGATTACCTCAGATGTGGGCCGCTTATTCCGAGCCAAGCAAGCAAAAGTCCTTCAACCCGTGGCAATTCCCGCACTCGACAGCATAGTAAAACCGCAATACCGTGACTCGGATAACTACTGGTACGGTCTTTCTCTTCGCTCGCGAGTTATGGTCTATGCAAAAGACCGGGTAAAAGCCAGCGAGTTATCTAACTATGAAGTCTTGGCAGATGACAAGTGGCGCGCTCGTATCTGCGTACGCTCTTCGGACAATATCTATAATCAATCTCTAGTCGCCAGCTTTATCGCTCATCAAGGACTGCCTGAAACAGAAACTTGGATCAAGAAATTCGTCGCTAACTTGGGCCGCCCTCCTCGCGGTGGTGACCGCGATCAAGTGAAGGCAATTGTGGCAGGTCAATGTGATGTTGCGATTATTAACTCCTATTATCTAGGTGCTATGCTCAATTCAGAGAATTTTGCGGAGAAAAAAATTGCACAACAGGTCGCTTTGTTTTGGCCAAATCAAACTAATCGCGGTTCCCATATGAATGTCAGTGGTATCGGTATTACTCAAGCGGCTTCGAATAAAGCCAATGCGATCAAATTAATTGAGTTTTTGCTTACTGAAGAAAGTCAATCGTGGTATGCCAGTATCAACCACGAATTTCCAGTACGAGAAGGTGTCAAAGTGAGTGATACACTTAATAGCTGGGGCGAGTTTAAAGCCGACGATATCCCGCTGGAAAAATTGGGCGAACTAAATGCGCAAGCGGTTAAAGCCATGGATCGCAACGGTTGGAAATAA
- the sodC gene encoding superoxide dismutase family protein, which translates to MKRLVIALVSVLSLPAVASITIPMNFVDVDGVGKSAGSVIAAASDFGVVFTPNLKGLPAGLHGFHVHQNPSCMPKEKQGKIVAAFAAGGHFDPHNTKQHGVPWGKGHLGDLPALYVDQNGNARQPVLAPRLKLSDLKGRALMIHAGGDNHSDHPQPLGGGGSRIVCGVTSK; encoded by the coding sequence ATGAAAAGATTAGTTATTGCCCTTGTTAGCGTATTATCTTTGCCTGCTGTAGCCAGCATCACAATTCCAATGAACTTTGTGGATGTAGATGGAGTGGGTAAGTCTGCAGGCAGTGTCATCGCTGCGGCATCGGATTTCGGTGTGGTATTTACACCTAACCTCAAAGGCTTACCTGCCGGCTTACATGGTTTTCATGTTCATCAAAATCCAAGCTGTATGCCAAAGGAAAAACAAGGAAAAATTGTTGCTGCATTTGCAGCCGGTGGTCATTTCGATCCCCATAATACCAAACAACACGGAGTACCCTGGGGCAAAGGCCACTTGGGCGATTTACCAGCATTATATGTGGATCAAAATGGCAACGCGCGTCAACCGGTATTAGCTCCCAGGTTAAAGCTCTCTGATTTGAAAGGCCGTGCGCTAATGATTCATGCTGGAGGCGATAACCATTCCGATCACCCTCAGCCACTAGGTGGTGGCGGTAGCCGCATTGTCTGCGGTGTGACTTCAAAGTAA